The following proteins are co-located in the Plasmodium brasilianum strain Bolivian I chromosome 11, whole genome shotgun sequence genome:
- a CDS encoding protein arginine N-methyltransferase 5 codes for MPLKNKYAVLKIGIEYNYHEDVSEIDDIDIDFLVCKLFKESTTDGNLIIPSEYTSSLYSKLSNTYKVDPLFGNKFNDREIWKTKIYGLISEWIDTDNPNEHFSSYSIDVLNKEIQWTSYILIPNLIINTPSYNKCDNYARCINANIHNYNGVSIIVRIPIAKKIEHTNLYSSNSHNANCAKSYKIINGWNVWAKFISYCNYNISHMNVGLELVNVKDFEINDINLDVWKSEPVKLIIIPLNSFIIDSKSGYPYLPKKLKDLLIFFFRRNIEIVLTGWKERLNHLYYQDNGKKDVEGINEKINSDTSYLKFCMYYLKRLFMSIENFDNETLFDHAYWDYLQIPLQPLKDNLCSQIYEIFEKDKMKYEQYELAISKYLSKRLQNSSNNSKTVSSIEFTIFVVGAGRGPLVDSTLRALEKNKITNYEIYAVEKNDSAILVLENRLEEEEWKNVKVIHSDMRYVQIEKKADLIVSELLGSFGDNELFPECLDGIQKYLKKDGVSIPKNCLSYVEPISCSSLYHKICHNSFSGNNEMFYVVNLYSYCKISEEQPKECFYFEIPNKDIKKDNTHNNRYKNINFKIKLDSYLHGFLCYFKSQLYDDVYISIEPITHTKNMHSWYPLFIPINKIIFLRKEQHLSLSIWRLTDCHKIWYEWCINEPITTSIHNFNARHFFIGK; via the coding sequence atgccTCTAAAAAACAAGTATgcagttttaaaaataggaatAGAATATAATTACCATGAGGACGTAAGCGAAATAGATGATATTGATATAGATTTTTTGGTATGTAAACTGTTTAAAGAGAGCACCACAGACGGTAATCTTATTATTCCGTCTGAATATACTTCTTCTCTATATTCTAAATTATCGAATACATATAAAGTAGATCCCCTTTTTGggaataaatttaatgataGAGAAATTTGGAAAACAAAGATTTACGGTTTAATATCTGAATGGATTGATACAGATAACCCCAATGAGCATTTTAGTTCATACAGTATTGATGTATTAAACAAAGAAATACAATGGActagttatatattaataccaaatttaattattaatacacCATCTTATAATAAATGTGATAATTATGCAAGATGTATTAATGCgaatattcataattataacGGAGTATCCATAATAGTAAGGATACCAATAgctaaaaaaattgaacacACGAATTTGTATAGTAGTAATTCCCACAATGCTAATTGTGCAAAATCctacaaaattataaacgGGTGGAATGTTTGGGCAAAATTTATCTCCTActgtaattataatatatccCATATGAACGTAGGCTTGGAACTTGTGAATGTAAAAGACTTCGaaattaatgatataaatttagATGTATGGAAATCAGAACCcgtaaaattaattataataccATTGAATTCATTTATCATTGATTCTAAAAGTGGATACCCATATTtaccaaaaaaattaaaagatttgttaatattcttttttagaAGAAATATTGAGATAGTATTAACTGGATGGAAAGAAAGATTGAATCATTTGTATTATCAAGATAATGGTAAAAAAGACGTAGAAggaattaatgaaaaaataaactcaGATACAAGttacttaaaattttgtatgtattatttaaaaagactTTTTATGTCTATCGAAAATTTTGATAACGAAACTTTATTTGACCATGCATACTGGGACTACCTACAAATACCTTTGCAACCGTTAAAGGATAATTTATGCTCtcaaatatatgaaatattcgaaaaagataaaatgaaatatgaaCAGTATGAATTAGCTATTAGTAAATACTTATCCAAACGACTCcaaaatagtagtaataatagtaaaacaGTAAGTAGTATAGAATTCACTATTTTTGTCGTAGGAGCAGGAAGGGGACCACTTGTTGACTCCACCTTACGTGCccttgaaaaaaataaaattaccaattatgaaatttatgctgtagaaaaaaatgatagtGCTATTTTAGTTCTTGAAAATAGATTGGAAGAAGAAGAATGGAAAAATGTTAAGGTTATTCATAGTGACATGAGATATGTACAAATAGAGAAAAAAGCAGATTTGATTGTTAGTGAATTGTTAGGTTCATTTGGTGATAATGAATTATTTCCGGAGTGTCTAGATggaatacaaaaatatttaaagaaggATGGGGTAAGTATACCCAAAAATTGTTTATCTTATGTTGAGCCTATATCTTGTTCTAGCCTCTATCATAAAATATGTCACAATTCTTTTTCaggaaataatgaaatgttTTATGTAGTCaatttatattcttattGTAAAATATCGGAAGAACAACCAAAAGAGTGTTTCTATTTTGAAATACCCaataaagatattaaaaaggACAATACTCATAATAAtcgttataaaaatattaattttaaaattaaattagaTTCTTATTTGCATGGTTTCTTATGCTATTTTAAAAGTCAATTATATGATGATGTTTATATATCAATTGAACCAATTACTCATACCAAAAATATGCATAGTTGGTATCCATTATTTATCCctataaataaaatcatttttttaagaaaagaaCAACATCTGTCTCTGAGTATTTGGAGACTAACTGATTGTCATAAAATTTGGTATGAATGGTGTATCAATGAACCCATTACAACAAGCATTCACAATTTCAATGCTCGACATTTTTTTATCGGAAAATAA
- a CDS encoding protein transport protein Sec24A, whose product MQPYENNRGLNSYNNSNINANSNATFYNNSNQNNVNKPMNNPFFYNNNTADIASNSNNLKGNENVYIQGYYHPQQQMQQGGYSIPNQPHMNTSNINENIYGDGTNTNAYLNNQAQYRGVPNQFIPVQGSPTNILKTQGNVLGYDTSGHVNNVVQPIINDSYQEFLQFNAFSHFVKSSVSYMPANTTLKQKAYVPLGFVIQPLAPIPEGYPELSSVNFGNSTVVRCKKCRTYINPFVRFEAGGKKWNCNMCYHVNDTPQFYFVPLDEKGKRKDLFQRPELCTGSVEFIAPSDYMIRPPQPPVYLFLIDVTVTSVNSGLLDVVCSTIKKLLPKNSDLNNKNSFDSRTLIGIMTFDSTVHFYNLNSNLKQTQMMIVPDIQDIFIPLPEDILVNAHECQNVIDVLLDNLPTMWRNNKMSDSCAGNALKAAVMVLKKVGGKLLFFVSSVPNIGDLTVNVNREIKDKGSSYKNIYSSNSSGNNVVDAKVREVEMLTPFNNLYAELAQNITQYQIAVDLFACPLYNLDLATIYPLIKNSGGSLYYYPQFNVHQYSDKLREELLFALTTEIAWESVMRIRISRGWKITNWYGNFQFRGVDLLALPNCHSHQNFSIIVDLEENVVQDSVVYVQSALLYTNSNGERRIRLHTYALPVTQNIKTITDSVNPQVVVSLLSHQAIDITKKGKIADGRNLIQTLCSQVLSAQLLPSESARLLSVYILGMLKSISFRDSGDISPDLRIFHWSRVENIPVESVEAYFYPRMFSLHNLEKHHGNYDENNSIMLPDTLNLTCEIMTQDGCYLVEDGEHIVMWIGRSINPQWMYAVFGVQSIEQLNSEYAENHIGSTGNPCGVQVLNIINVLRKNRTPSYMKLLIVKQGDPLEYKFFSCLIEDRSQHMMMSLKEFLAKICPKYPQFVPSLNNPHAAALGR is encoded by the exons ATGCAGccatatgaaaataatagagGGTTAAACAGTTACAACAACAGCAATATCAATGCTAATAGTAATGctacattttataataacagtaatcaaaataatgtaaataaaccAATGAACaacccttttttttataacaataatactGCTGATATAGcaagtaatagtaataatcttaaaggaaatgaaaatgtgtatatacaagGTTATTATCATCCACAACAGCAAATGCAACAGGGAGGATATAGTATTCCAAATCAACCACATATGAATACAAGTAATATAaacgaaaatatatatggagATGGAACAAATACAAAtgcatatttaaataacCAAGCACAATATCGAGGTGTGCCTAATCAATTTATTCCTGTACAAGGTAGCCCTAccaatatattaaaaacacAAGGAAACGTATTAGGGTATGATACTAGCGGACATGTAAATAATGTAGTACAACCAATTATAAATGATTCTTATCAagaatttttacaatttaatGCATTTTCTCATTTTGTAAAAAGTTCTGTAAGTTATATGCCAGCAAATACAACATTAAAACAGAAAGCATATGTGCCTTTAGGTTTTGTAATACAACCATTAGCTCCAATACCTGAGGGATATCCCGAGTTATCATCAGTAAATTTTGGAAATTCAACTGTTGTTAGatgtaaaaaatgtagaacatatataaaccCATTTGTTAGGTTCGAAGCAGGagggaaaaaatggaattgTAACATGTGCTATCATGTGAATGATACAcctcaattttattttgttccatTAGATgagaaaggaaaaagaaaagatttATTTCAAAGACCAGAATTATGTACGGGTAGTGTTGAATTTATTGCCCCAAGTGATTACATGATAAGACCCCCGCAACCTcctgtttatttatttttaattgatGTAACAGTGACATCTGTTAATTCAGGTTTATTAGATGTGGTTTGTAgtactattaaaaaattattaccaAAAAATAGTGatcttaataataaaaattcattcGATTCTCGTACCTTAATTGGAATTATGACATTTGATTCTACTgttcatttttacaatttaaattcaaatttaaaacaaacaCAAATGATGATAGTACCAGATATACAAGATATATTTATCCCTTTACCTGAAGATATTTTAGTAAATGCCCATGAATGTCAAAATGTGATAGATGTGTTATTAGATAATTTACCTACTATGTggagaaataataaaatgagtGATTCTTGTGCTGGTAATGCATTAAAAGCAGCAGTAatggtattaaaaaaagtgggtggaaaacttttattttttgtatcatCAGTGCCAAATATTGGCGATCTAACAGTAAATGTAAATagagaaataaaagataaaggtagtagttataaaaatatatatagttcaAATAGTTCAGGAAATAATGTTGTAGATGCCAAGGTAAGAGAAGTGGAAATGTTAACtccttttaataatttatatgccGAATTAGCACAAAACATAACACAATATCAAATTGCAGTAGATTTGTTTGCATGCCCATTATATAATCTCGATTTAGCTACCATATACCCTTTAATTAAGAATTCAGGAGgttctttatattattatccaCAATTTAATGTACATCAATATAGTGATAAATTAAGAGAGgaattattatttgcatTAACAACAGAAATTGCTTGGGAATCAGTAATGAGAATAAGAATAAGTAGAGGATGGAAAATTACTAACTGGTATGGAAATTTTCAATTCAGAGGAGTAGACTTATTAGCTTTACCAAATTGTCACTCTCATCAAAATTTTAGTATTATTGTTGATTTGGAAGAAAATGTAGTTCAAGATTCTGTGGTCTATGTCCAGTCAGCTTTATTATATACGAACTCTAATGGTGAAAGAAGAATTCGTTTACATACTTATGCTTTGCCTGTTACACAGAATATTAAAACCATTACAGATTCAGTTAATCCTCAAGTTGTTGTATCATTATTATCTCATCAAGCAATAGATATTACTAAGAAAGGGAAAATAGCTGATGGAAGAAATTTAATTCAAACACTTTGTTCTCAGGTGTTATCGGCACAGTTACTACCATCAGAAAGTGCTAGGTTATtatctgtatatattttaggtATGCTAAAGTCAATTTCTTTTAGGGATAGTGGAGACATTTCACCTGACTTAAGAATTTTTCATTGGTCAAGAGTTGAAAATATACCTGTGGAATCAGTAGAAGCCTATTTTTATCCAAGAATGTTTAGTTTACACAATTTAGAAAAACATCATGGTAACTATGATGAGAACAATTCTATTATGCTACCTGACACGTTGAATTTGACTTGTGAAATTATGACACAAGATGGTTGTTACTTAGTTGAAGATGGGGAACATATTGTTATGTGGATAGGGAG AAGTATCAATCCCCAGTGGATGTATGCAGTGTTTGGAGTTCAATCCATAGAACAGTTAAATTCGGAATATGCGGAAAATCATATAG gGTCAACCGGTAATCCTTGTGGTGTGCAAGtattaaacataattaatGTGTTAAGGAAAAATAGAACACCCTCGTATATGAAACTGTTGATCGTGAAGCAAGGAGACCCATTGGAATATAA ATTTTTCTCATGTTTAATTGAAGATAGATCACAACACATGATGATGtctttaaaagaatttttagcaaaaattt gtCCCAAATACCCGCAGTTTGTTCCTTCTTTGAACAATCCGCATGCTGCGGCACTTGgtcgttaa